GCCGCCGATCCCCGATCGCTCGGAGGAGTAGTCGATCGCGCCCTCGAGCGTGGTGGGATCGCCGCCGGAGAGGTGGTCCGAGGAGCCAGAGCCGTCGGGGACGAACGTAACCGACAGCGAGAGGACGATGATCAGCGCAAAGGAGACGGCGAGCAGGTCGGCCTGCGCGACGGAGCCGCCGCGTCGCTCGAGTTCGCCGAAGCCGACGGCCCCGACCGCGGAAAGCGTCCCGAGCAGCGTGACCGTCGTCCCGGCGTCGCCGGTCAGGACGAGAAAGACCAGCGCGAAGCCGCCGGGGATCACGGCGAGTGCGTATCTCCCTCGCACGGCTAGATACCACGAGAGGAAGACGGGTGCGGGGACGAACGCGAGCGTCCAGACACCGGCTTCGACCATCCGAAGCAGCGGGAGCCCGGCCACGAGCGTGATCGTATCCGAGAGGATCGCGTCGCTCGCGGAGAACGCGACGTCGACACCGACGCCGGTGACCTCGAGGTAGTAACCGAAGCCGACCGCGCCAGCGGCAATCGCGGCGACGACTGCCGTTCGGGGCCGAATCGTCCACGCGAGCACCGTCGCGACGACAATCATTGCCCCGACGAGGGCGAACAGCGACTGGGTGCCGCCGACGACACGGGTCACCTCGCGCAACACGCTCACGTACGAGGCCGTCATGACCAGTACACACCCTAGCGCGAGCAGCCGGAACGTGTCGGGGCCGATCGAGCCGTCCAGGCCGATATCGGCCGTTCGGTCGCCGGCGTGGGACTCCGATTTCGTGCTCACGAGACCACCCCCGATTCGTCGCCGTCAGGCTGGTTTCGAGTCGCTCGGCTTGTCGAACCGGCTCGTCGTGATCGCCCGTTCCCGCGGCGATCACCGATCAGTCGGTCGAACGGGATCGATCGCCCGTCGACGACGACCGTGGTTCCCTCGTCGCCGGCCCGAACGACGATATCCGCCGCTCGTCGCTGCTCGTCCTCGAGGTCGCCCGCCTCGAGGACGGCGAACGCCGACAGGAGGGTGTGATGGTGGTCCGAGCCCGTACCCGGCGGATACTCGCCGTTTGGGACGGTCACGCCGACGCTGACGTCGGCTTCGAGGAGGTGGGTCACAACGCTCGCGACGGCCGTCGCCAGGTCGTCGTCCCGACCGGGGGGACACTCCGCGGAGACTGTCACGGAGCCCGCTTCCTCGTCGGCAGCGTACTCCGTGACGACCAGGTCCGCGTCGGGCCGTTTGGCGGCGGACTTCCAGTGGACGTCACGTAACGAGTCGCCGCGCTGGTACTCCCGCAGGTGGTCGAACTCCTCGCGGTCGCCGCGCTCGCGCTCGACGAACGCCCGGAGGTCGCTGCCGGGATCGCTCCGGAGGTCGTGAACGCGCGGATAGACGACCAGCGAAGTCGTCTCGTCGTAGTCGAACCGTCGGTGGAACAGGCCGAACACGTCGGTGACGATGACTGTCAACGGGCCGAGTCGATGTTCGCCTCGTCGCTCGAGTCGCACCGCGTACTCGAACCGATCGTCGGCCTCGAGGGTCGTCGTCGCGGTGGGCGCGCCGCGCCCGTCGATTTCGGTCTCGGCTCCACTAACCGACTCGATGTCGGTAACCGTGGCTCCCTCGTCGACGGCGTCGCGAACGGTCGCCGAGACGGCCGACGCGGTCTCGAGCGCGATTTCGACCGTCCGGCGGTCGTCGACGAATCCCGGCGAGACGGGGGCACGTCTCACCTCGGGCCGTGTGGCTCGGGCGGTCGTCAGCGCACCGACGACGAGCACGACTAGCAGCGGCGTCACGACGGCGTTCAGCGCACGGGGACCGAACTCCCACACCATCGCGAACGAGAGCGCGACGACGGCGATGGCAGTCCAGCCGCGAATCGTCGGTCGCATCTGTTACTCCACGGAGACGCGCTCGAGGGCGTTCGAAACGACCGTCTCGCCGTCG
Above is a window of Natronorubrum tibetense GA33 DNA encoding:
- a CDS encoding DUF58 domain-containing protein, whose product is MRPTIRGWTAIAVVALSFAMVWEFGPRALNAVVTPLLVVLVVGALTTARATRPEVRRAPVSPGFVDDRRTVEIALETASAVSATVRDAVDEGATVTDIESVSGAETEIDGRGAPTATTTLEADDRFEYAVRLERRGEHRLGPLTVIVTDVFGLFHRRFDYDETTSLVVYPRVHDLRSDPGSDLRAFVERERGDREEFDHLREYQRGDSLRDVHWKSAAKRPDADLVVTEYAADEEAGSVTVSAECPPGRDDDLATAVASVVTHLLEADVSVGVTVPNGEYPPGTGSDHHHTLLSAFAVLEAGDLEDEQRRAADIVVRAGDEGTTVVVDGRSIPFDRLIGDRRGNGRSRRAGSTSRATRNQPDGDESGVVS